A window of the Gossypium hirsutum isolate 1008001.06 chromosome A05, Gossypium_hirsutum_v2.1, whole genome shotgun sequence genome harbors these coding sequences:
- the LOC107957362 gene encoding coiled-coil domain-containing protein 12, which translates to MATEEESIEQAAASRRERLKALKAAQELLNAPDEDSSQAAENQTDDTNEENNPSMKFRNYVPHDKQLQEGKVAPPVLPKFEDPVAAEPPASEEKEDPFVNIAPKKPNWDLRRDVQKKLDKLERRTQKAIFKLMEQQEQEKQLDEGGNAIEE; encoded by the exons ATGGCTACCGAAGAGGAATCGATAGAACAAGCAGCTGCGTCACGTCGAGAGAGGCTTAAAGCTCTTAAAGCAGCTCAGGAGCTGTTGAATGCCCCAGATGAAGATTCTTCTCAAGCTGCTGAGAATCAAACGGATGATACTAATGAAGAAAA TAACCCCAGTATGAAGTTTCGAAATTATGTACCTCATGATAAACAGCTTCAGGAGGGAAAGGTTGCTCCCCCagtgctgccgaaatttgaagacCCTGTTGCAGCAGAACCTCCAGCATCTGAAGAAAAAGAG GATCCATTTGTCAACATTGCTCCCAAGAAACCGAACTGGGATCTTCGAAGGGATGTGCAGAAGAAGCTCGATAAGCTTGAAAGGCGCACACAGAAGGCTATTTTCAAACTTATGG AGCAACAAGAACAAGAAAAACAGTTAGATGAAGGAGGAAACGCCATTGAAGAATAG
- the LOC107957363 gene encoding serine/threonine-protein kinase PCRK1 → MKCFHFNSKVKNDEPRTTKSISIQSTSPVSMSTDNDVRRSGSESNSQNVSDFSSGSSTAKNSFAVMSQRRSNLREFTFLELKTATKNFSRSLMIGEGGFGAVYRGLIRSSEDSHKKIDIAVKQLSRSGFQGHKEWVTEVNVLGVVEHQNLVKLVGYCAEDDERGIQRLLIYEYMPNRSVQDHLSARFQTTLSWATRLKIARDAARGLAFLHEGMDFQIIFRDFKSSNILLDEQWNAKLSDFGLARLGPSDGLSHVSTAVVGTIGYAAPEYIQTGRLTIKSDVWSYGVFLYELITGRRPLDRNRPKGEEKLLEWVRPHISNIKKFRLIIDPRLDGKYSLKSAHKLAAVANKCLTRQAKLRPKMSEVLEMVDGIVESAEMVSPQPDLKSSNLNTNFELSKTESLRRRLLDLIAGDKGCLMWPKIVTTC, encoded by the exons ATGAAGTGCTTTCATTTCAATAGTAAAGTGAAAAATGATGAACCAAGAACTACGAAGTCCATTTCAATTCAGTCCACCTCTCCTGTTTCCATGTCAACAGATAACGATGTGAGAAGATCTGGGTCTGAATCAAATTCCCAGAATGTCTCGGATTTTAGCTCAGGTTCATCCACAGCCAAGAACTCGTTTGCTGTTATGTCTCAAAGACGAAGTAATCTGAGAGAGTTCACATTCTTGGAGTTGAAGACTGCAACAAAGAACTTCAGCCGATCCCTGATGATTGGTGAAGGTGGATTTGGTGCTGTTTATAGGGGTCTAATCCGAAGTTCTGAAGATTCCCACAAGAAAATTGATATTGCTGTTAAACAGCTCAGTAGAAGCGGGTTTCAG GGACACAAAGAATGGGTGACAGAAGTAAATGTTTTAGGGGTAGTTGAACACCAAAATCTGGTGAAATTAGTGGGTTACTGTGCTGAGGATGATGAAAGAGGAATACAGAGACTACTGATATATGAATATATGCCCAACAGAAGTGTGCAGGATCATTTGTCAGCTCGGTTTCAAACAACTCTTTCTTGGGCAACCAGGTTGAAAATTGCCCGAGATGCTGCCCGAGGCTTAGCTTTCCTCCATGAAGGAATGGATTTTCAG ATTATCTTCAGAGATTTCAAGTCTTCAAATATACTGTTGGATGAACAATGGAATGCTAAGCTTTCAGACTTTGGGTTGGCCAGATTAGGGCCTTCAGATGGATTAAGCCACGTCTCAACTGCG GTTGTAGGAACCATCGGATATGCAGCACCTGAATACATTCAAACAGGACGCCTTACAATCAAAAGTGATGTTTGGAGCTATGGAGTTTTCCTCTATGAACTCATAACCGGTAGGCGTCCGTTGGATCGGAACCGTCCCAAAGGTGAGGAAAAGCTCTTGGAATGGGTGCGACCACACATCTCCAATATAAAAAAGTTCAGGTTGATCATTGACCCTAGGCTTGATGGCAAGTATTCGCTCAAGTCGGCTCATAAACTTGCAGCAGTGGCCAATAAATGCTTGACACGCCAAGCTAAATTGCGACCCAAAATGAGTGAAGTTCTGGAAATGGTGGATGGGATTGTTGAATCAGCTGAAATGGTGAGCCCCCAACCGGATTTAAAGAGTTCAAATCTAAACACCAATTTTGAATTGTCGAAAACAGAGAGCTTAAGAAGAAGGCTGTTGGATCTAATAGCTGGGGATAAAGGGTGTTTGATGTGGCCAAAGATTGTGACAACTTGTTAA